AGGTAGTATGGTCCTCCACCCATTGCAACTGCAACGTCCAATCCCCCTGCACCAATGGCAAGCATACCCAGCCCGCCTGCTGTAGGGGTATGGCTGTCAGAGCCTAAGAGAGTCATTCCAGGAACGCCAAACCTTTCTAAATGCACCTGGTGGCAAATACCATTTCCGGGTCTTGAAAAATAAACACCGTGCTTTGCTGCCACTGTCTGTATATACTTATGGTCATCTGCATTTTCAAAACCAGCCTGCAGGGTATTGTGGTCAATATATGCAACGGATTTTTTTGTCTTAACCCTTGGTATTCCCATAGCTTCAAATTGCAAATAAGCCATTGTACCGGTAGAGTCCTGGGTCAGAGTCTGGTCAATTCTTATAGCTATCTCTTTTCCTTCTACCATTTCCCCGCTTATTAAATGTTCTTTAATTATTTTTTGCGCTAAATTAAGTCCCATAAATTTATCCCCTCTTTATATTTTTTATAGTTACAATAATTTTTTACTGTTGCATTTTAAATTGTCTTTTAATTCCTAAAAGAATTTGTAAATATTAAAGAATTTATAAAAAATATTTATATACCCAAATCAAAAATGTCAGGAGTAAGTTTTCGTATAACTTCTTCTAATTCCTCATCCCCTATTGAGGTAACACGACCGTTTTTGTACTGTTCATCCACCCATTCTTTTATTTTCTTAATCCTTTCATCCTTTTTATCAATTCTCTTTTCCCCCTCAAGACCAAAATGGCTGTTAACCCAGTGGGCAATACCGGCAAGGCCGCAAGTCTGGTTTACAGCAACTCCCACAGGTTTGTTAAGGAGCTTGGATGTATTAAATATATTGTAAATTTCTTCATCTTTTAAAAGTCCGTCTGCATGTATGCCTGCCCTGGTGACGTTAAAGTACTTTCCTACAAATGGTGTCCTTGATGGTATTCGGTATCCAATTTCTTTTTCGTAATACTCTGCAATTTCTGTTATAACAGTGGTGTCCATTCCGTCTGTAGTACCTCTTAATTGGGCATATTCAATAACCATAGCTTCTAAAGGGGTGTTTCCTGTTCTTTCTCCAATTCCCAATAAAGAGCAGTTTACCGCTGAAGCACCGTACAGCCATGCGGTAGCTGAATTAACCACCGCTTTATAAAAATCATTATGTCCATGCCACTCTATAAGTTCACTTGGGAAACCTGCATAGTGGTTTAACCCGTAAATAATTCCGGGGACACTCCTTGGCAAAGCTGCGCCGGGATAAGGAACCCCGTATCCTAAAGTATCACAAGCCCTTATCTTTATTGGCATTTTAGTTTCTTCCATAAGCTTTTTCAATTCTAAGGCAAAAGGAACAATAAATCCATAAAAATCAGCCCTGGTAATATCTTCAAAGTGACATCTTGGCCTTATACCCACTTCTATTGCACTTTTTATAATGTTAAGATAGTGCTCTAATGCCTGCTTCCTTGTCATATTAAGCTTTTTAAAAATATGGTAATCTGAACAGCTTACCAGTATCCCGCTTTCTTTCATACCCATATTTTTTGCAAGTTTAAAATCTTCTTTTGTTGCCCTTATCCAGCTTGTAACCTCAGGGTATTTATAACCTCTTTCCAGACATTTATATACTGCTTCTTTATCCCTGTCACTATACAAAAAAAATTCACACTGACGGATTATTCCTTTAGGACCTCCTAACTTATGTAGAAGGTCAAAAAGCCTTAGTATCTGCTCTACAGTATAAGGTGCCCTGGCCTGCTGCCCGTCCCTGAATGTGGTATCGGTTATCCATATTTCATCTGCCGGCCGCATTGGAACCTTTCTATGATTAAATGTACATTTTGGTATCTCATCATAATTAAATAAATCCCTGTAAAGATTGGGCTCCTTTACATCTTGAAGTGAATGTTTATATTTAGTTTGCTCAAGTGTATTGGTCTTTTTGTTAAATACTATCATAAATTAACCCCCTTAGAAAAACCCACTCCATGAACCATGTACAAAAAACAATTGTCA
The genomic region above belongs to Acetivibrio saccincola and contains:
- a CDS encoding beta/alpha barrel domain-containing protein — translated: MIVFNKKTNTLEQTKYKHSLQDVKEPNLYRDLFNYDEIPKCTFNHRKVPMRPADEIWITDTTFRDGQQARAPYTVEQILRLFDLLHKLGGPKGIIRQCEFFLYSDRDKEAVYKCLERGYKYPEVTSWIRATKEDFKLAKNMGMKESGILVSCSDYHIFKKLNMTRKQALEHYLNIIKSAIEVGIRPRCHFEDITRADFYGFIVPFALELKKLMEETKMPIKIRACDTLGYGVPYPGAALPRSVPGIIYGLNHYAGFPSELIEWHGHNDFYKAVVNSATAWLYGASAVNCSLLGIGERTGNTPLEAMVIEYAQLRGTTDGMDTTVITEIAEYYEKEIGYRIPSRTPFVGKYFNVTRAGIHADGLLKDEEIYNIFNTSKLLNKPVGVAVNQTCGLAGIAHWVNSHFGLEGEKRIDKKDERIKKIKEWVDEQYKNGRVTSIGDEELEEVIRKLTPDIFDLGI